A single window of Cryptosporangium aurantiacum DNA harbors:
- a CDS encoding GNAT family N-acetyltransferase — MTSDPGPSGGGPATVRRADTGGVTVRRASAADAADLCALSLRAIRQSAATHYDAAQLEAWAGARSIPQHRTLIDHTLTLVAEHDGAVAGFASVALEPWTKLERGEVDQLFVDPAHGGRGVARALLTAVDEAAAGHGLDALVTHASWRAAPVFERHGYTREEVETVHLDGQVLTRVRMRRRRPSVG, encoded by the coding sequence GTGACGAGCGATCCGGGACCTTCTGGCGGCGGGCCGGCAACCGTCCGCCGAGCTGACACCGGCGGGGTCACCGTCCGGCGGGCCTCGGCCGCGGACGCCGCCGACCTCTGCGCGCTGAGCCTGCGCGCGATCCGGCAGTCCGCCGCCACGCACTACGACGCCGCCCAGCTCGAGGCCTGGGCGGGCGCACGCTCGATTCCGCAACACCGCACGCTGATCGACCACACGCTCACGCTCGTCGCCGAGCACGACGGCGCGGTCGCGGGCTTCGCGAGCGTCGCGCTCGAACCCTGGACGAAGCTGGAACGCGGCGAAGTCGACCAGCTGTTCGTCGACCCCGCCCACGGCGGACGCGGCGTGGCCCGCGCCCTGCTCACCGCCGTCGACGAGGCGGCCGCCGGGCACGGCCTCGACGCGCTGGTCACCCACGCGTCGTGGCGGGCGGCACCGGTGTTCGAACGGCACGGGTACACGCGCGAGGAGGTCGAGACCGTGCACCTCGACGGCCAGGTCCTGACCCGCGTCCGCATGCGCCGCCGGCGGCCTTCAGTCGGATAA
- a CDS encoding magnesium transporter CorA family protein, with the protein MIVTDAPVPAPRPAEGDPQTPGAPDHSVSSAVPPQCPTRTRLYQDGRVIAEGFPAEEISDRLASTPDGVVWLDLHEPDEADLGIVVQEFGLHPLAVEDAVQQEQRPKLDRYPTHLFANMHAVAFDVDGAELTTSEVSAFITPRALITVRKAAFDIDALQARWDASPELASGGVGFLVHGLLDAVVDGQYDVSEQLDDTLDDLEDQLFAARREPGVDVRRRAFELRRVVLQLRRVVAPMREVVERILRNAGEHHLAHDLLTPYFEDVHDHVLRAAETVENARDRIASILESEQNFQGQQLNEVTKKLAAWAAIIAVPTAVTGYYGQNVPYPGFEHHAGWIVSTTVIVVLSTGLWLLLRRRGWL; encoded by the coding sequence ATGATTGTGACCGACGCTCCCGTTCCCGCACCCCGGCCCGCCGAGGGCGATCCGCAGACGCCCGGCGCGCCCGACCACAGCGTCAGCAGCGCGGTCCCGCCGCAGTGCCCGACGCGCACCCGCCTCTATCAGGACGGCCGCGTGATCGCCGAGGGTTTCCCGGCCGAGGAGATCAGCGACCGGCTGGCGTCCACGCCGGACGGTGTCGTCTGGCTGGACCTGCACGAACCGGACGAGGCCGACCTCGGCATCGTCGTCCAGGAGTTCGGCCTGCACCCGCTCGCGGTCGAGGACGCCGTCCAGCAGGAGCAGCGTCCCAAGCTCGATCGTTACCCCACCCACCTGTTCGCGAACATGCACGCGGTCGCGTTCGACGTCGACGGCGCGGAGCTGACCACCAGCGAGGTCAGCGCGTTCATCACCCCGCGAGCGTTGATCACCGTGCGCAAGGCCGCGTTCGACATCGACGCGCTACAGGCCCGGTGGGACGCCAGCCCGGAGCTCGCCTCCGGCGGCGTCGGGTTCCTCGTGCACGGCTTGTTGGACGCCGTGGTCGACGGCCAGTACGACGTTTCCGAGCAGCTGGACGACACGCTCGACGATCTCGAGGACCAGCTGTTCGCGGCGCGCCGCGAGCCGGGCGTCGACGTGCGGCGCCGGGCGTTCGAGCTGCGCCGGGTCGTCCTGCAGCTGCGCCGGGTGGTCGCGCCGATGCGGGAGGTCGTCGAGCGGATCCTGCGCAACGCCGGCGAGCACCACCTCGCGCACGACCTCCTGACGCCGTACTTCGAGGACGTCCACGACCACGTGCTCCGGGCCGCCGAGACCGTGGAGAACGCCCGCGACCGGATCGCGAGCATCCTGGAGAGCGAACAGAACTTCCAGGGTCAGCAGCTCAACGAGGTGACGAAGAAGCTGGCCGCGTGGGCCGCGATCATCGCGGTGCCGACCGCGGTGACCGGGTACTACGGCCAGAACGTCCCGTACCCCGGGTTCGAGCACCACGCCGGCTGGATCGTCAGCACGACGGTGATCGTCGTCCTCTCGACCGGCCTCTGGCTGCTGCTGCGCCGCCGCGGCTGGCTCTGA
- a CDS encoding group II truncated hemoglobin: MSEIPTLYDWAGGRPAFERLINAFYNRVEGDELLSPLFPGGVSDEHRTHVTAWWSEVFGGPADYTDHHGGYHHMVNKHVNLGITNEQRFRFASLMSLAADDAGLPADPEFRAAFVGYVEWGTRIALANAAPGAEIVQQAPVPRWGWGVAPPYLPGT, translated from the coding sequence GTGTCAGAGATCCCCACGCTGTACGACTGGGCGGGCGGCCGTCCCGCGTTCGAGCGCCTGATCAACGCCTTCTACAACCGGGTGGAGGGCGACGAACTCCTGTCTCCGCTGTTCCCCGGCGGGGTGTCCGATGAGCACCGAACCCACGTCACCGCCTGGTGGAGCGAGGTGTTCGGCGGGCCTGCCGACTACACCGATCACCACGGCGGCTACCACCACATGGTGAACAAGCACGTCAACCTCGGCATCACGAACGAGCAGCGCTTCCGCTTCGCGTCGCTGATGAGCCTGGCGGCCGACGACGCCGGCCTTCCGGCCGACCCGGAGTTCCGCGCCGCGTTCGTCGGCTACGTCGAATGGGGGACGCGCATCGCGCTGGCGAACGCGGCCCCGGGCGCCGAGATCGTGCAGCAGGCCCCGGTGCCGCGCTGGGGCTGGGGCGTCGCGCCGCCCTACCTCCCCGGTACCTAG